A single genomic interval of Apis cerana isolate GH-2021 linkage group LG14, AcerK_1.0, whole genome shotgun sequence harbors:
- the LOC108004414 gene encoding E3 SUMO-protein ligase ZBED1 yields the protein MSKIRVKRSAIWQYFSINYQENGYTIVKCNECDLTVPYCKNTTNLWSHIRIRHKNVVIENELVNQSNRKKSHASTSSKFRPSTSSRICDISEKYFDSRRDKEITRSLIQIIAENVIPFSAVHGKIFRNFVRALNDKYKLPDRAILISKYLPELYEHKRVEMSEILSKATNIHLAVSLCTDFKRRIPFMITIAYFCANGVQHHKLLQISCLKQMNETTIRENLLNVADTWEIASKVRTVVYNGKSDIVNANETEWRQIYCFGRTLNLMTRNAIRDSKIINELVNKCRNIVRLFRFDNSVAKLLRKLGENSSKISNLFKDTPDRWTTVYLLLNDINESRSILSKVFVKLSKKHVPSLTENEWRIISEMIMVLKPLHEATRELLVDCTVTISKIIPIVHGVEAALKNMDNLSQDVTFFRDNLLTLFGKRFENIERNPVYAIATFLDPRYKDIAFQSKECVKLAKHLLIKELNCFDNEKNNSDLHVDKVEVKEENKETNILWAVFDKRVQELQTESDNCVIYCSLKHELERYANVKIINRKTDPIMWWKNMGQSTFPRLSKLALEYLCIPSFSAPKNLLFSKIRKILFNREMELSTMYVNMLAIINLN from the exons aTGTCTAAAATTCGTGTGAAGAGAAGTGCCATATggcaatatttttccataaactATCAAGAAAATGGATACACGATTGTTAAGTGCAACGAGTGCGATCTCACGGTGCCTTATTGCAAAAACACGACGAATCTATGGTCACATATCCGCATACGTCACAAAAATGTTGTAATAGAAAACGAACTGGTTAATCAgtcgaatagaaaaaaaagtcacGCGTCCACTTCGTCGAAATTCAGACCATCAACTTCTTCGAGAATTTGTGATATatcggaaaaatattttgactcGAGACGAGACAAGGAAATAACACGATCTTTGATACAAATCATAGCCGAAAACGTAATCCCGTTCTCCGCAGTgcatggaaaaatattcagaaatttcGTAAGGGCGTTGAACGACAAATACAAACTGCCAGATAGAGCTATCTTGATCTCGAAATACCTTCCAGAATTGTACGAGCACAAACGCGTGGAAATGagtgaaattttatcgaaagcgACGAATATTCATCTCGCCGTCAGTTTATGCACAGATTTTAAACGCAGGATACCATTTATGATAACGATCGCGTATTTCTGCGCCAACGGAGTCCAGCATCATAAACTTTTGCAGATCTCGTGTCTGAAACAAATGAATGAAACGACGATACGTGAGAATTTGTTAAATGTCGCTGACACTTGGGAAATCGCTTCGAAAGTAAGAACTGTTGTTTACAACGGTAAAAGCGATATTGTGAACGCGAATGAAACGGAATGGCGACAGATATATTGTTTCGGGCGCACGTTGAACTTGATGACACGAAACGCTATAAGAGATAGCAAAATTATAAACGAGCTGGTCAATAAATGTCGAAATATCGTCCGTCTCTTTAGATTCGACAACTCCGTTGCGAAATTATTGAGGAAGCTTGGggaaaattcatcgaaaatttcgaatttgttCAAAGATACACCCGATCGTTGGACGACCGTGTATTTATTGTTGAACGATATAAACGAATCGAGATCTATTCTATCGAAAGTTTTTGTCAAACTGTCGAAGAAGCACGTACCATCCCTGACGGAGAACGAATGGAGAATAATTTCCGAGATGATAATGGTTTTGAAGCCATTGCACGAGGCTACGAGAGAATTATTGGTCGATTGCACCGTGACGATCTCAAAAATAATACCTATCGTTCATGGTGTGGAGGctgctttgaaaaatatggataattTGTCGCAAGATGTGACCTTTTTCCGCGACAATTTATTAACACTTTTCGGTAAACGGTTTGAGAATATCGAAAGAAATCCTGTTTACGCCATTGCCACGTTTTTGGATCCTAGATACAAGGATATCGCGTTTCAATCGAAAGAATGCGTCAAATTGGCGAAACATCTGTTGATTAAGGAGTTGAATTGTTTcgataatgaaaagaataattctgATTTACACGTGGATAAAGTGGAAGTAAAGGAGGAGaataaagaaacgaatattttgtGGGCAGTGTTCGACAAGAGGGTTCAGGAGTTGCAGACTGAATCTGATAATTGTGTAATTTATTGTTCGTTGAAGCATGAATTGGAGAg ATACgcaaatgtgaaaataattaatagaaaaaccGATCCAATCATGTGGTGGAAAAATATGGGACAATCAACGTTTCCAAGGCTTTCGAAACTtgcattagaatatttatgcataCCTTCATTCTCTGCACCTAAAAATCtcttgttttcaaaaattcgtaaaattttgtttaatcgaGAAATGGAATTATCGACCATGTATGTTAACATGTTggctataataaatttaaattaa